From Leptospira venezuelensis, a single genomic window includes:
- a CDS encoding 1-acyl-sn-glycerol-3-phosphate acyltransferase gives MNPLKFMESRLGRFSPKYRKLVLRTYVVTLRLVLTVAFPSMVAGIFYAILSKREKQYAAFLRGSKTWGTAVIRMTKTDLMIKNEMQIPEKGHMIFLNHVNEIDFPYDCLVVNKPYLANQVIKKTLVAYWWMKAMGSQVFETSKAATIAVSVRNLIKGLSTTSYIVYPEGHNSYSEIIQPMQKGMIKLAYENKIPVAVVLKSGITTYQTEPMFAKVGYKFIGRYEPWTHENWESFRDFLYETMSKEKIALDSEVGTVREPVSSKSK, from the coding sequence ATGAATCCACTCAAGTTTATGGAAAGCCGTTTGGGCAGGTTTTCCCCGAAGTATCGCAAACTGGTATTACGAACCTATGTCGTAACCCTAAGACTGGTACTTACGGTAGCATTTCCTTCTATGGTCGCCGGGATTTTTTATGCAATCCTAAGTAAGAGGGAAAAACAATACGCAGCTTTTTTAAGAGGTTCAAAAACTTGGGGAACCGCAGTGATCCGTATGACCAAAACGGATCTGATGATAAAGAATGAAATGCAGATCCCTGAAAAGGGTCATATGATCTTCTTAAATCATGTGAACGAAATAGATTTTCCTTATGATTGCCTGGTGGTGAATAAACCGTATTTGGCAAACCAAGTGATTAAAAAAACTTTAGTCGCCTATTGGTGGATGAAAGCAATGGGTTCTCAGGTTTTCGAAACTTCCAAAGCTGCTACAATTGCGGTATCTGTTCGTAATTTAATAAAGGGACTTTCCACTACTTCTTATATTGTTTATCCGGAAGGTCATAACTCTTATTCGGAAATTATCCAGCCTATGCAAAAAGGAATGATTAAACTCGCTTATGAGAATAAAATTCCTGTAGCAGTAGTCCTAAAATCAGGGATCACCACTTACCAAACAGAACCTATGTTTGCAAAAGTTGGATATAAATTTATAGGAAGATACGAACCCTGGACACACGAGAACTGGGAGAGTTTTAGAGATTTCTTATACGAAACCATGAGCAAGGAAAAAATCGCATTAGACTCCGAGGTCGGAACAGTGCGCGAGCCTGTCTCTTCTAAATCAAAGTGA
- a CDS encoding acetyl-CoA carboxylase biotin carboxyl carrier protein subunit has translation MNRLFRLQWKEKEYVLDLGDSSSRLFGPEKKWESLLTHYSWTKEKDGSYSLPDGSIALLRSGRLFIHTKGKTFQFAIKGRETSDAQTASLEIKSPMPGKIIKVEVKSGDSVKKGQILAVVEAMKMEHALKAGADATVQDVLAHPGDIVSQDQLLIKLSE, from the coding sequence TTGAACCGCTTGTTCCGACTCCAATGGAAAGAAAAAGAATACGTATTAGATCTGGGAGATTCTTCCTCCAGACTATTCGGTCCGGAAAAAAAATGGGAATCACTTCTGACTCATTATTCTTGGACCAAAGAGAAAGATGGTTCTTATTCATTACCAGATGGAAGTATAGCATTACTTAGAAGTGGAAGACTTTTCATTCATACGAAAGGAAAAACATTTCAGTTTGCCATCAAAGGAAGAGAAACCTCCGATGCGCAAACCGCATCTTTAGAGATCAAAAGTCCGATGCCAGGAAAGATCATTAAGGTAGAGGTGAAGTCAGGAGACTCTGTTAAAAAAGGACAGATTCTTGCCGTTGTGGAAGCGATGAAGATGGAGCATGCATTGAAGGCTGGAGCTGATGCAACGGTTCAGGATGTACTCGCTCATCCAGGTGATATCGTTTCCCAAGACCAATTGCTTATCAAATTAAGCGAATAA
- the lsa25 gene encoding surface adhesin Lsa25, producing MRKVYYIIRSLFTLFAFSLLAMGCEEKLDRSPYGFREEDESDLIAGALFFQSFTNNGDGTTTDATSGLMWKTCSQGQEFSGTATSFSCRGASGTLANPSSFGAKELQYCSVDLSSCNTLGIPQTLTTVSPIGIPGTSEAYDSCANDNTGGHTDWRVASFLELKYLSSNSRNFMLLKFPDTIESYYWSSTSNEQDVGGKTARAVSFTRDKFGDDESYSKTSRYFVRCVR from the coding sequence ATGAGAAAAGTATATTATATAATAAGATCCTTATTCACCTTATTCGCGTTTAGCCTACTTGCGATGGGTTGCGAAGAGAAATTAGATCGTAGTCCTTATGGCTTCAGAGAAGAAGATGAAAGTGATTTAATAGCGGGAGCATTGTTCTTCCAAAGTTTCACTAATAATGGAGATGGAACAACAACGGATGCAACGAGTGGTCTGATGTGGAAGACATGTAGCCAAGGCCAAGAGTTCAGCGGAACAGCGACTAGCTTTAGTTGTAGAGGCGCAAGTGGAACTTTAGCAAATCCAAGTTCCTTTGGAGCGAAAGAATTACAATATTGTAGTGTAGATCTGAGTTCTTGTAATACCTTAGGAATTCCTCAAACACTAACGACAGTATCGCCGATAGGTATCCCCGGTACTTCAGAAGCATATGATTCTTGTGCGAATGATAACACAGGAGGTCATACAGATTGGAGAGTAGCTAGTTTCTTAGAGTTAAAATATTTAAGCTCTAATAGCCGTAACTTCATGCTTTTGAAATTTCCCGATACGATAGAGTCATACTATTGGAGTTCAACATCTAACGAACAAGATGTCGGTGGTAAGACAGCTAGGGCGGTATCCTTTACCAGAGACAAATTCGGAGACGATGAGTCTTATAGCAAAACCAGCAGATACTTTGTTCGCTGTGTAAGATAA
- the omp85 gene encoding Omp85 family outer membrane protein has translation MRIKKIKSLVLAICFVGGVLELSADDYIPEPGCEKPPARKNLPFHMDSSKQLCAKDLAVKREGWYPTGLPLINSDPLEGVGFGVRAYAYNNGLKTDPLFDYTPYRVRFFAQYFNTSKNAQYHQLSLDMPFIANTQWRLRADAFLTITPTTLYFGIGEGSLKTLSYYDRNQPGGDYVNNATFADQSKNFSYYRPGGPQDPVSFGGNTYYGVPSQPGFVVTNKMYNGYIIETPMINLSTERSFFGGTVRVVAGIKASENIIRTFDGRKAPGYDPVLGMDYGANVPNAKTRLTEDAQAGKILGYHGGYVNAVRLALVYDTRDFEPDPNSGVFLEGTFEKNSKTFGSDFNFQKYFAQGKFFWSPFPKAFEKLVIASRFGAGLSEGDVPFFEYRNMWGTEGLIGGLGGIRTIRGYKQDRFVGRMMGWGNIEVRWKFGSLRVGDEYFAFNLVPFMDFGRVWDDEHKVGTKDYKYSHGLGLRIAWNMATIIMIDWAKSREDEQLFVNFSHAF, from the coding sequence ATGAGGATTAAGAAAATTAAATCGCTGGTGCTAGCGATTTGTTTTGTGGGAGGCGTTCTAGAATTAAGCGCCGATGATTATATTCCAGAACCGGGATGCGAGAAGCCACCTGCTCGTAAAAATTTACCGTTTCATATGGATTCTTCTAAACAGCTTTGTGCAAAAGACTTAGCAGTTAAACGGGAAGGTTGGTATCCTACTGGACTTCCTCTAATCAATTCTGATCCTCTCGAGGGTGTTGGTTTTGGTGTTCGTGCTTATGCATATAATAACGGTCTAAAAACAGATCCGTTATTTGATTATACTCCGTATAGAGTAAGATTTTTTGCGCAGTATTTTAATACTAGTAAGAATGCTCAATATCATCAGCTTAGTTTGGATATGCCATTTATTGCAAATACGCAATGGCGCCTTCGTGCAGATGCATTCCTAACAATCACACCAACCACTCTTTATTTTGGAATAGGTGAAGGTTCCCTAAAAACTTTGAGTTATTACGATCGAAACCAGCCCGGTGGAGATTACGTTAATAACGCAACTTTTGCGGATCAAAGTAAAAACTTCAGTTATTATAGACCAGGAGGTCCTCAGGATCCGGTTTCCTTTGGAGGAAATACCTATTACGGAGTTCCAAGCCAGCCAGGTTTCGTTGTTACAAACAAAATGTATAACGGATATATCATAGAAACTCCTATGATCAACCTGAGTACGGAACGATCTTTCTTTGGTGGAACGGTTCGTGTGGTCGCCGGGATCAAAGCTTCCGAAAATATTATCAGAACCTTTGATGGAAGGAAAGCGCCGGGATATGATCCAGTTCTCGGTATGGACTACGGAGCAAATGTGCCTAACGCTAAAACCCGTTTGACCGAAGATGCACAAGCTGGAAAGATCTTAGGTTATCATGGTGGTTATGTAAATGCAGTTCGTCTTGCATTGGTATATGATACTCGTGACTTCGAACCTGATCCGAACAGTGGTGTATTCTTAGAAGGAACCTTTGAGAAAAACAGCAAGACATTTGGTTCGGATTTCAATTTCCAAAAATATTTTGCACAAGGGAAATTTTTCTGGAGCCCGTTTCCTAAAGCTTTCGAAAAACTTGTTATTGCTTCTCGCTTCGGAGCAGGTTTGTCTGAAGGAGACGTTCCATTCTTCGAATATAGAAACATGTGGGGAACGGAAGGTTTAATTGGAGGACTTGGAGGTATTCGTACCATCCGCGGTTACAAACAAGACCGTTTCGTAGGAAGAATGATGGGTTGGGGTAATATCGAGGTAAGATGGAAATTCGGATCCTTACGTGTCGGTGATGAATACTTCGCATTCAACCTAGTTCCTTTTATGGACTTTGGACGAGTCTGGGATGACGAACATAAAGTCGGAACCAAGGATTATAAATATTCACATGGTCTAGGACTTAGGATCGCATGGAATATGGCTACAATCATCATGATCGACTGGGCAAAATCTAGAGAAGACGAACAATTATTCGTAAACTTCAGCCACGCGTTCTAA
- a CDS encoding acetyl-CoA carboxylase biotin carboxylase subunit translates to MIKRLLIANRGEISLRIQKTCKRLGIETVAVYSDADKDAPFVKAADFSFYLGQSEPSKSYLVIPNILKAIKETGADAVHPGYGFLSEKAEFARELSKAGISFLGPKAETVDLMGDKIRSRAAMEKAKVPVVPGYEGDSQDTFVLLKEAERIGFPVMIKASAGGGGKGMKRVFSKDEFLPALESAQREAGNAFGDARVFLEKYIINPRHIEVQVFGDSSGNITHLFERECSIQRRHQKVVEESPAPNLPSDLKQKICEVAVKAASSIGYIGAGTVEFILGEDGSFYFLEMNTRLQVEHPVTESVTGFDLVEWQIRIAEGMSIEKLTGGKSPAQNGHAIEVRLYAEDPENEFLPSIGKIELARFPEVQNLRVDSGVITGSEVSLYYDPMLAKVIGIGKTREEARKNLIAGLEEIIVFGPITNLNYLKAILEHSEFVKGHTDTHFLEKHNIVWEESGEEKEALMRTASFLANRTVKTSSVWEAVGPNGVWGEIS, encoded by the coding sequence GTGATCAAAAGACTACTCATCGCAAACAGAGGAGAAATCTCTCTCCGAATCCAAAAGACCTGCAAAAGGTTAGGCATAGAAACAGTAGCTGTATATTCAGATGCTGATAAGGATGCTCCATTCGTAAAGGCCGCAGACTTTTCTTTTTATTTAGGCCAGTCTGAACCTTCTAAATCTTATTTAGTAATCCCTAATATACTTAAAGCTATCAAGGAAACGGGAGCGGATGCAGTTCATCCTGGTTATGGATTTTTATCTGAAAAGGCTGAATTTGCGAGAGAACTTTCTAAAGCGGGGATTTCTTTTTTAGGGCCTAAGGCAGAGACCGTGGACCTAATGGGGGACAAGATCCGTTCTCGCGCAGCAATGGAGAAGGCTAAAGTTCCAGTTGTTCCTGGATATGAAGGGGATTCCCAGGACACTTTCGTTTTATTAAAAGAAGCAGAGAGGATCGGATTCCCCGTCATGATCAAGGCAAGTGCTGGCGGCGGTGGAAAAGGGATGAAACGTGTCTTTTCCAAAGATGAATTTTTACCTGCATTAGAATCCGCCCAGAGAGAGGCAGGAAACGCTTTCGGAGACGCAAGAGTATTCTTAGAAAAGTATATTATAAATCCTAGACATATTGAAGTTCAGGTATTTGGAGATTCTTCCGGGAATATAACCCATCTATTCGAGAGAGAATGTTCCATCCAGAGAAGACACCAGAAAGTAGTGGAGGAATCTCCTGCACCTAATCTGCCTTCCGACTTGAAACAAAAAATCTGCGAAGTTGCAGTCAAGGCCGCTTCTTCCATTGGCTATATTGGTGCCGGAACGGTTGAATTCATTTTGGGAGAAGATGGATCATTCTACTTCTTGGAAATGAATACAAGATTGCAGGTGGAACATCCTGTCACTGAATCCGTAACTGGTTTTGATCTAGTAGAGTGGCAGATCCGAATTGCAGAAGGTATGAGTATCGAAAAACTCACCGGAGGAAAATCTCCAGCTCAAAACGGACATGCAATCGAAGTCAGATTATATGCAGAAGATCCTGAGAATGAGTTCCTGCCTTCTATCGGGAAGATAGAACTCGCAAGATTTCCTGAAGTTCAAAATCTTAGAGTGGACTCTGGAGTAATTACCGGTTCTGAAGTTTCTCTCTATTATGATCCAATGCTTGCGAAAGTGATTGGTATAGGAAAAACAAGAGAAGAAGCACGCAAAAACCTGATCGCAGGCCTAGAAGAAATAATCGTATTCGGGCCGATCACGAACCTGAATTATCTAAAAGCAATCCTGGAACATTCTGAATTCGTAAAGGGACATACGGACACCCACTTTTTAGAAAAGCATAATATAGTTTGGGAAGAATCCGGAGAAGAAAAAGAGGCTCTCATGAGAACCGCTTCTTTTCTTGCGAATCGTACAGTGAAAACTTCCTCCGTATGGGAAGCCGTCGGGCCGAACGGAGTTTGGGGAGAAATATCTTGA
- a CDS encoding LIC11274 family protein: MKKLLVFMIAMLVAPVLLHGEAVSMKSYKKRIELLTYLRAIEPVVKNYPGEVKTSGTGQPQADGERLAKYKELKRLYQEGLLYFFEGNFVNSYRRFLESQLGMELLLEELSQAYVERTEEILKTAIEKKNPNNPMDRALVDISVEYGKTSYIRADIKENREAPYTRRMYNPREFHYVVNKYTIEKNMELGYQFLGEAKEARNNALKIEKHLEKHQKLQPEHRKHRIEMYLGAINLCRDARSNAMNIFKLKYPYDNYYLQRSDAKTEETRNEIGEVTPGEVVSVEGVTYDFSTNPLVRADNRMSPVFDKRIPDDYRRDAVDILGRVYDDEIDNKLYLRWDAETRKKLLGDKIPPGAQKRKQAAAASQPNK, from the coding sequence ATGAAAAAACTTCTCGTTTTCATGATTGCGATGTTAGTCGCCCCAGTTCTATTACACGGCGAAGCCGTTTCTATGAAATCGTATAAGAAGAGGATAGAGCTCTTAACTTATTTAAGAGCAATAGAGCCGGTCGTAAAAAATTATCCGGGAGAGGTAAAAACCTCCGGAACGGGTCAACCTCAGGCAGATGGGGAGAGACTCGCGAAGTACAAAGAATTAAAAAGATTGTACCAAGAAGGTCTTCTATATTTCTTCGAAGGGAATTTCGTAAATTCTTATCGTAGATTTTTGGAATCCCAACTTGGAATGGAACTTCTTCTGGAAGAACTTTCACAAGCTTATGTGGAAAGAACAGAAGAGATCCTAAAAACCGCGATCGAAAAGAAAAATCCAAACAATCCTATGGATAGAGCTCTTGTGGATATTTCCGTGGAATATGGAAAAACAAGTTATATCCGTGCGGACATTAAGGAGAATAGAGAAGCTCCTTATACTCGCAGGATGTACAACCCGCGCGAATTCCATTACGTGGTGAATAAATACACCATCGAAAAAAATATGGAGTTAGGTTATCAATTCTTGGGAGAAGCCAAGGAAGCACGTAATAACGCACTTAAGATAGAAAAACATTTGGAGAAACACCAAAAACTCCAACCTGAGCACAGAAAACATCGCATCGAAATGTATTTGGGAGCGATCAATCTTTGCAGGGACGCAAGATCCAATGCGATGAATATTTTCAAACTTAAATATCCTTATGATAATTATTATCTGCAAAGATCTGACGCTAAAACTGAAGAGACTCGTAACGAGATCGGAGAGGTCACTCCTGGTGAAGTTGTTTCCGTAGAAGGAGTTACTTATGACTTCTCTACAAACCCTCTGGTTCGTGCAGATAATAGAATGAGTCCTGTGTTTGATAAAAGAATTCCGGATGATTATCGCAGAGACGCCGTGGATATTTTAGGCAGAGTTTATGACGACGAGATCGACAATAAACTGTATCTTCGTTGGGACGCAGAGACTCGTAAAAAACTTCTGGGAGATAAAATTCCTCCTGGAGCTCAGAAAAGAAAACAAGCTGCAGCTGCGAGCCAACCTAATAAGTAA
- the lsa25 gene encoding surface adhesin Lsa25, producing MRKVYYIIRSLFTLFAFSLLAMGCEEKLDRSPYGFREEDESDLIAGALFFQSFTNNGDGTTTDATSGLMWKTCSQGQEFSGTATSFSCRGASGTLANPSSFGAKELQYCSVDLSSCNTLGIPQTLTTVSPIGIPGTSEAYDSCANDNTGGHTDWRVASFLELKYLSSNSRNFMLLKFPDTIESYYWSSTSNEQDVGGKTARAVSFTRDKFGDDESYSKTSRYFVRCVR from the coding sequence ATGAGAAAAGTATATTATATAATAAGATCCTTATTCACCTTATTCGCGTTTAGTCTACTTGCGATGGGTTGTGAAGAGAAATTAGATCGTAGTCCTTATGGCTTCAGAGAAGAAGATGAAAGTGATTTAATAGCGGGAGCACTGTTCTTCCAAAGTTTCACTAATAATGGAGATGGAACAACAACGGATGCAACGAGCGGTCTGATGTGGAAGACATGTAGCCAAGGCCAAGAGTTCAGCGGAACAGCGACTAGTTTTAGTTGTAGAGGAGCAAGTGGAACTTTAGCAAATCCAAGTTCCTTTGGAGCGAAAGAATTACAATATTGTAGTGTAGATCTGAGTTCTTGTAATACTTTAGGAATTCCTCAAACACTTACGACAGTATCGCCGATAGGTATCCCCGGTACTTCAGAAGCATATGATTCTTGTGCGAATGATAACACAGGAGGTCATACAGATTGGAGAGTAGCTAGTTTCTTAGAGTTAAAATATTTAAGCTCTAATAGCCGTAACTTCATGCTTTTGAAATTTCCTGATACGATAGAGTCATACTATTGGAGTTCAACATCTAACGAACAAGATGTCGGTGGTAAGACAGCTAGGGCGGTATCCTTTACCAGAGACAAATTCGGAGACGATGAGTCTTATAGCAAAACCAGCAGATACTTTGTTCGCTGTGTAAGATAA
- the omp85 gene encoding Omp85 family outer membrane protein, translated as MKHFLTRIGIIAILAFVSTQNISADPGLLDGCEKPPERTDLPFYISPKRQLCKKDLEKKKEGWFPTGLPLLNSDPNTGIGYGIRVFAYNNGKKEDPFFEYTPYKFRIYAQYFNTTKQRQYQDIAFDAPYVFGTQWRLRGEGVYDANPNTLFFGLGESSLQTLSYTDRNQDGGAVHTNSTFADQQRNLAYTRPGGPGDPVDINGAVYNGFPAQNGFRVTDSQYNRYNLISPTAMLSGERSYVGGTVRLVAGVRMSQNIVRAFDGTLANGTDPYLDGFGINSGGKAINGTTKITEDYNSGKILGYHGGMVNTLRLGMVYDTRDLEPDPNQGVFLEATYERSAKTFGSNFDYSKYFTQAKFFWSPFPKVFDKLVVAGRGGFSVTEGDAPFFEYRNMWGTEGVISGLGGRTTLRGYKQDRFVGRAMGWGNIELRWKFGSLSVAGQHFAFNLVPFMDFGRIWDDEHKVGTKDYKYSRGIGLRIAWNQTTIIMFDYAVSKEDKQLFVNFNHAF; from the coding sequence ATGAAGCATTTCCTTACTCGCATTGGCATAATTGCTATATTGGCCTTTGTTTCGACTCAAAATATCTCCGCTGATCCAGGTCTTTTGGATGGTTGTGAAAAACCACCTGAAAGAACGGATCTACCATTTTACATAAGTCCTAAAAGACAACTTTGTAAAAAGGATCTAGAAAAGAAGAAGGAAGGTTGGTTCCCAACTGGACTTCCTCTTTTAAATTCGGATCCGAATACAGGGATTGGTTACGGAATTCGTGTATTCGCATATAATAATGGAAAGAAAGAAGATCCGTTTTTTGAATACACTCCTTACAAATTCAGGATTTACGCTCAGTACTTCAATACCACAAAACAACGTCAGTATCAGGATATCGCTTTCGATGCTCCTTATGTGTTCGGAACACAATGGCGTTTGAGAGGAGAAGGTGTATACGATGCAAACCCGAATACGTTATTCTTCGGTTTGGGAGAATCTTCTCTCCAAACTTTAAGTTATACTGATAGGAATCAGGATGGCGGCGCAGTTCATACTAACTCAACCTTTGCTGACCAACAACGAAACCTGGCTTATACTAGACCGGGTGGCCCTGGAGATCCTGTAGATATCAATGGTGCTGTATACAACGGATTTCCGGCTCAAAACGGATTTAGAGTAACAGATTCTCAGTATAACAGGTATAATTTGATCTCTCCTACTGCGATGTTGAGCGGAGAAAGATCTTACGTTGGTGGAACTGTCCGACTTGTAGCGGGAGTTCGTATGTCTCAGAATATCGTAAGAGCATTTGATGGAACTCTCGCCAATGGTACCGATCCTTACTTAGATGGATTCGGGATCAATTCGGGGGGAAAGGCGATTAACGGTACTACTAAAATTACCGAAGACTATAACTCTGGAAAGATCTTAGGTTATCATGGTGGTATGGTAAATACACTTCGCTTAGGAATGGTTTATGATACAAGAGACTTGGAACCGGATCCAAACCAAGGTGTGTTCTTAGAAGCAACCTACGAAAGATCTGCAAAAACTTTTGGATCTAATTTTGATTATTCTAAATATTTTACTCAGGCTAAATTCTTTTGGAGCCCATTTCCTAAAGTTTTCGACAAATTGGTTGTCGCGGGACGAGGCGGTTTCTCTGTTACTGAAGGTGATGCACCATTCTTCGAATATAGAAATATGTGGGGAACGGAAGGTGTGATCTCCGGACTAGGTGGACGTACTACATTAAGAGGTTATAAACAAGACCGTTTTGTGGGACGTGCAATGGGTTGGGGTAATATCGAACTTCGTTGGAAGTTTGGCTCACTTTCTGTTGCGGGCCAACACTTCGCATTCAACCTAGTTCCTTTTATGGACTTTGGGCGAATTTGGGACGACGAACATAAAGTCGGAACCAAGGATTACAAATATTCTCGAGGTATTGGACTTAGGATTGCTTGGAACCAAACAACGATTATCATGTTCGACTACGCGGTTTCCAAAGAAGATAAACAATTATTCGTAAACTTCAACCACGCGTTCTAA
- the nadB gene encoding L-aspartate oxidase, producing MPRIKTDFLVIGSGITGLFQALKLSNVGQTVIVTKKSDYESNTNYAQGGIASVFAQGDKFEDHVKDTLESGAGLCDPEAVRVLVKEGPPLVKELLEYGVPFNLNQEGEFDLHREGGHGTNRIVHAHDRTGHEIEKTLLQIVKQNPNIQILEYHTVVDLITPHHLKKKGLICFGAYVLSNQTEEIIPILAKKTIIASGGAGQVYSHTTNPKIATGDGVACAYRAGAEIRNMEFYQFHPTSLYHEKGDSFLISEAVRGKGAVLLGMDGEPFMKKYHPMADLATRDIVARAIDAEMKKSGDPHVWLDISHKPAAEIKEAFPSIYAKCLELGIDITTDPIPVVPAAHFMCGGIATDLWGKTRIENLFAAGEASCTGVHGGNRLASNSLLECLVFSNRIAEEIRKNPPNFLPEHDQIPAWDKEGLVNTEEWVLISHDLSEIKNTMSNYVGIVRSNLRLERAKRRMDLIYAEVRDYYNRTIVTNPLLELRNLVLVAELIIRSALARHESRGLHYSTDYPENRSPSRHDTILINDLVHGDLQAPL from the coding sequence ATGCCAAGAATAAAAACCGATTTTTTAGTCATTGGGAGCGGTATTACCGGTCTTTTCCAAGCATTAAAACTTTCTAATGTTGGTCAGACAGTGATCGTGACCAAGAAGTCTGATTATGAGTCTAATACCAACTACGCACAGGGCGGGATCGCTTCCGTATTTGCGCAGGGAGACAAATTCGAGGATCATGTAAAAGACACCCTCGAATCCGGAGCAGGATTATGTGATCCGGAAGCCGTTCGAGTTTTAGTTAAAGAAGGCCCCCCTTTAGTCAAAGAACTTTTAGAATACGGTGTTCCATTCAACCTGAACCAAGAGGGAGAATTCGATCTTCATAGAGAAGGTGGACATGGAACAAATCGAATTGTCCACGCTCATGACAGAACAGGTCACGAGATCGAAAAAACACTTCTACAAATCGTAAAACAAAATCCAAATATTCAAATATTAGAATACCATACTGTCGTAGATCTGATCACACCACACCATCTCAAAAAGAAGGGTTTAATCTGTTTTGGGGCATATGTTCTTTCTAATCAAACCGAAGAGATCATTCCAATACTTGCTAAAAAAACGATCATTGCAAGCGGCGGAGCCGGACAGGTATATTCTCATACTACAAACCCAAAAATTGCAACTGGTGATGGAGTTGCATGTGCCTATCGTGCAGGTGCAGAGATCAGGAATATGGAATTCTATCAGTTCCACCCTACTTCTCTCTATCATGAAAAAGGAGATTCATTTCTAATCTCTGAAGCAGTGCGAGGGAAAGGTGCAGTATTACTCGGAATGGACGGAGAACCGTTCATGAAAAAATACCATCCAATGGCTGATCTCGCTACTAGAGATATAGTTGCAAGAGCCATTGACGCAGAAATGAAGAAGTCAGGAGATCCTCATGTTTGGTTGGATATCTCACATAAACCTGCAGCCGAGATCAAGGAAGCATTTCCTTCTATCTATGCAAAATGTCTTGAATTAGGAATAGATATCACTACTGATCCGATCCCAGTTGTGCCTGCGGCCCATTTTATGTGCGGCGGGATCGCAACAGATCTTTGGGGAAAAACTCGAATAGAAAATCTTTTTGCCGCCGGAGAAGCTTCCTGTACTGGAGTTCATGGTGGTAACCGCCTTGCATCCAATAGTTTATTAGAATGTCTTGTATTCTCTAATCGTATCGCAGAAGAAATCCGTAAAAATCCTCCAAACTTCCTACCTGAGCATGACCAGATCCCTGCTTGGGACAAGGAAGGTTTGGTAAATACGGAAGAATGGGTATTGATCTCTCATGATCTTTCAGAGATCAAAAATACAATGTCCAATTATGTGGGAATTGTCCGCTCTAATTTGCGCTTAGAAAGAGCAAAAAGAAGAATGGATCTGATCTACGCAGAGGTCAGAGACTATTATAACAGAACAATAGTTACAAATCCTCTATTAGAACTTCGTAATTTGGTATTAGTAGCTGAATTGATTATTCGTTCTGCTCTTGCAAGACATGAAAGTAGAGGACTTCATTACTCTACTGATTATCCGGAGAACAGATCCCCATCCAGGCATGATACAATTCTGATCAATGACCTGGTTCATGGAGATCTCCAGGCCCCGTTATAA